In Phreatobacter cathodiphilus, the genomic window GCCGAAGTCCGCCTTGTCGGGCTCGACCCAGCCGGGCTTCCAGAACAGGCCGTCGAGCGACACGTAGGGCAGGCCCACTCGATCGGCGAGCGCCTTGGCGAAGGTCGACTTGCCCGAGCCGGAACAGCCCATCACCAGAACGCGTCGCATCGCGCCGCCGGCCTCAATGGCCGAGGCGTGCCAGGCGGGCGGCCCGGAGCTTGGCGAAATCGTCGCCGGCATGGTGCGAGGACCGCGTCAGCGGGCTCGACGACACCAGCAGGAAACCCTTGGCCATGGCGATCGTCTGAAAACCCTTGAACTCGTCGGGCGTAACGAAGCGGACCACCTCGTGGTGCTTGCGGGTCGGCTGCAGGTACTGGCCGATGGTCATGAAGTCGACGTCGGCCGAGCGCAGGTCGTCCATCAGTTGCAGCACCTCGTTCCGCTCCTCGCCGAGCCCGACCATGATGCCCGACTTGGTGAAGATGGTGGGATCGAGCTCCTTCACCCGCTGCAGCAGGCGGATGGAGTGGAAGTAGCGCGCACCGGGCCGGACCTTCAGGTACTTGGACGGCACCGTCTCCAGGTTATGGTTGAAGACGTCCGGGCGGGCGGCGACGACCACCTCGAGCGCCCCCTCCTTGCGCAGGAAGTCGGGCGTCAGGATCTCGATCGTCGTCTTCGGCGAGCGGCGGCGGATGGCATGGATCACGTCGGCGAAATGCTGCGCGCCGCCGTCGGCGAGGTCGTCACGGTCCACCGAGGTGATGACGACATGCTCGAGGCCGAGCTTCTCCACGGCGATGGCCGTGTGCTCGGGCTCGTTGGGGTCGAGCGGCGCCGGCATGCCGGTCTTGACGTTGCAGAAGGAACAGGCGCGCGTGCAGGTGTCGCCCATGATCATGAAGGTGGCGTGCTTCTTCTCCCAGCACTCGCCGATATTGGGGCAGCCGGCCTCCTCGCAGACGGTGACGAGGCCGTTCTCCTTCACGATCTTGTGGGTCTCGGCCCATTTCGGCGAACCCGGCGCCTTGACGCGGATCCACTCCGGCTTGCGCTGGATCGGCTGGTCGGGCCGATGCGCCTTTTCCGGGTGCCGGGGGCGGTTGTCGCGCTTCAGCGTGTCAATCAGCGTGGCCATGGCGGTTTCCGTGTAGGCCCCTAACTAGGCGTTCGATACGGCTGTCTGCAAGGGCGTACGACACGGCATGTGATCCAGACGACGCCGGATGGCATCGCAGCGTTCGAACAGTGCCCCATCGGTAGGGATTCCTCGCGCGACGTCCGAATAAGAACCCATCGAACGCTCGGAGAAATATATTGACGATTGCGTAATGTTTTATACGCTCGCAAAGATTGAGATCGGCTCCCTCGCCCTGCATTGGGCTCTCCCGAGTACCCTAACCCTTCGCCGCGGCGAGCCGGTGGTCGTATCGAGGCGTCCAGGTGGGGGGCGTGATGCGTGCTGTTCATGTGATTGCGGCTCTGTCAGTGGCATTGTCGGCATGTAGCATCAGACCCACACCGACAGGTCTGGGACGTGCGACCGACACCTACGCGATTTCCATGCGCATCCGCTGCGAAGCGCGGATTGCTCTCAGCGCCATGGCCATAGGGGAATTGCGGCGTCTAGGGTTCGCCGATATCGCGCGGCGGCTTGAGGCAGGAGAACTGACTTTCGCCCAGATCAACCGTTCGCGCCTCCCTGCTGCGGTGCGCGCCAGGTTCGATCGATACGATGGAACGACGATCGGCTACAGTTTCAACTTCAACATGTCGGAATCCGAGAATGCGACGGCCTCGGTCGGCGTTCTCTTCCCCCTCGTCCGGGCGCCGGTGGTCTTGGGAGCGGCAGCCACGGGAAATCTGGAGAGACAGAACGTCCGGGCTTTCCGCGTTATCGACACCTGGGAGCGGTTGCTGACGACGCCTAGAATGGACGAGCGATGCCGAGAGTACGGCGACAGCGCGGTCAATGCGGTCTATCCCATCACGGGCCAAATCGGCATGCTCGAGCAGCTGAAGCTGTTTTTCGACCTGACGGAGTCCGGCAACCTCGTCAGCAGCGACAGCCTCATCCCGACCCTTATCGATACGGTCCAGTTCACCACTAAAATCAGCGGCTCGATCAACGGCGGCGTGCAGTTGGCCCGGCTGGGGAACTCGGCGCAGTTCGCGTCCGCCAGTGGCAGTGCCGACGCCAGCCGCTCGGACATTCACAAGGTGACCATCGCCATCGCGCTGCCGCCGGAGAACGCCCCGCTCGACAGAACGATCGCCGAACAACAGATCGTGCGTGACCTTAGCAGGCAGGAGGAGCTTCAGGCTCTGGCCGGCCTGCGGAGGTGATCGACACGGCAGAACCGGTCGTTTCGGACATTTTGGGGAGGACTTGCAATGGCAGACCAGGACATGGCCAACGTGCCGGGACGCATGATCATCGATATGGTCGCGGCAGCGATCGAGAGTGGCAATCGTGAAGGCTTGGCGGCGCTGTGCGACCGGCACAATCTGACCGCGCAAATCCCGCAAGCTGCGATGGCGATCCTCCTGCCGTTCCTCAGAGGGGGCCTGTCGCAGGAATCGGCAGGGAGACTCACCACGCTCCAGCGCAGGGGGCTGGAAGGCGATCGCTGCAATTGCGTGTAACCGTGACCCTCACGTCTTAGGCCTCGACGGCGCGAATCCTTCGATGAAGCGGATGAGGGCGGCCACTGCCGCGCCCATGTCGGCGACGGTGGCGAATTCCAGCGGATTGTGGCTGATGCCACCCTTACAGCGCACGAACATCATGGCGAAGTCGGTGAGCCTTGCCATGGCCTGCCCGTCGTGGCCGGCGCCCGAGACGAGCCGTGGCGCGGCGAGCCCGAGACTTTCCATGCTGGCGGCGAGGCCGTCCTGCAGCCAGGGCGCGCAGGCCGCCGTCGGGCAGTCGTGATAGGTCTCGAAAGCGACGGCACAGCCGCGGGCGGCCGCCAGCGCTTCCGCCCGCGCTGTGAAGGATTCGAGCGCGGCGTGGCGCGGGGCATCGGACGCGGCCCGGAGGTCGAGGACGAATTCCACCCGGTCCGGGATGACGTTGATGGCGCCCGGCTTGACGCCGATCTGGCCGACGGTCGCCACCATGGCGGCCTCCGGATGGGCCTTGGCGATGGATTCGGCCATCAGCATCATCTCGGAGGCGGCCAGCAGCGCGTCCTGGCGCAGCGGCATCGGCACGGTCCCCGCATGGCCCGCCATGCCGGAGACGGTGACGCGGGTGCGGAACTGGCCGGCGATGGAGGTGACGACGCCGAGGGGGGCCTCCTGGTGCTCCAGCACCGGGCCCTGTTCGATGTGGATCTCGACATAGGCAAGAGCCTCGTCGCGGCTCATGGCGGCCGTCGGGATGGCGGCAGGGTCGAGACCATAGTCGGCGAGGGCCTGACCGAGCGTCACGCCGTCGCGGTCCTGGCCCTCCAGCCAGCGCGGTTCGTATGCCCCCGCGACCGCCGCGGAGGACGACAGGACGGTGGGAAAGCGCACGCCCTCCTCGTCTCCGAAGGCGAGCACGTCGATGGCGAAGGGGAAGCGGCGGCCGGCATCGCGGAAATGCTCCACCGCGAGGATGCCGCAGACGACGCCGAGCATGCCGTCGTACTTGCCGGCGTTGATGACCGTGTCGATGTGGGAGCCGATCAGCAGGCGCGGCACCGCATTGGCACCCGGCGCCTCGCCAGCCATCGGATAATGGCCGCGGACGGTGGCGACGGCGTCCTCCTGCGTCGCCATTCCGGCTTCCGCCATCCACTGCGCCACCAGATGGGCGGCGCGCTTGTGCTCCGGCGTGAGATAGCGCCGCGTCAGCCGGTCCGGCTCCTCCGAGATGGCCGCGAGTTCGTCCAGCATGGCTTCGGCGCGGCGGCCGAGGCGGTCGATGTCGAGGTCGCTCATCGCAGTCCGGAGAGATAGGCGCCGAGGGCGGCGCGGTCCTGGTCGGTCATGGCGGTCTGGTTCCCGAGTGGCATGGCCCTGGACTGGACCGCCTGCTGGATCACGGCGGTGGCGTGGCGGCGCAGGTCGGCGGCCGTCTCCAGCATGACGTTCTTCGGCGCTTCCGCAATGCCCTCGTGGGTCGGGCGGCGGCCATGGCAGGTGGCGCAATGGGTGGCGGCGATCTGCAGCGCCTGCGCTTCGCCCACCTGGCCGGCGCCCGCGAGGTCGAGCTTCGGCCGCTGTGAGGTGACGAAGACGGCGACGAGCAGCGAGAGCGCCGCCACCGGCACGGCCCAGCCGTAGCTCTTCCAGGGATCGTGCGCCTCGTGCCGGTTCAGCGTGTGCTGCACCAGCGCCCCGGTGATCACGACGAAGGCGACGACCAGCCAGGAATGGGGATGGGCGTAGAGCATGGGATAATGGTTGGAGACCATCATCAGCAGCACGGGCAGCGTCAGGTAATTGTTGTGGGTCGAGCGGGTCTTGCCGATCTTGCCGTATTTCGGGTCGGGCTTGCGGCCGGCGATGAGGTCGGCGACGACGATCCGCTGGTTGGGGATGATCACCAGGAAGACGTTGGCCGCCATGATCGTGCCGATGAAGACGCCGACATGGATGAAGGCGCCGCGGCCGGAGAAGACCTGCGAGAAGGCCCAGGCGGCGCCCACCACCATCAGGAAGACGACGAGGGCGAGAACCGGCGGACGGTCCGCCAGCGGCGACTTGCACAGCGCGTCGTAGAGCAGCCACCCGACGACGATGGAGGCGAGCGAGACGGCGATGGCCTGGCCCGGCCCGATGTCGGCGACGGCGGGGTCGATGAGGAAGCCGCGGGCATTGAGATAGTACTGCGCGATGAGCAGGACGAAGCCGGAGACCCAGGTCAGATAGGCCGCCCATTTGTGCCAGAGCAGGTCCGGCGGCAGGTCGTCGGGCGCCACCAGATATTTCTGCACGTGGTAGAAGCCGCCGCCGTGCACCTCCCAGGCGACACCGTCGGCACCCGTGGCGCCCGGCGCCCGCGGCTTCAGGCTGAAGTCCAGCGACATGAAGTAGAAGCTGGTGCCGATCCAGGTGATCCCGGCGGTGATGTGGAACCAGCGCGAGAGCAGGTTGAACCAGTCCGTGGCGAGGGCGATGTCCATGGGGCGTCCGGCCGGCCTCTTCAGGCGCTGTGTCGCCGGTGAGCCGGCTCTGCGTTGATGGTACGGGACTGCGCCAAGATCAAGCACTCCGCGGCGACCGAGGCGGCGATGACGGCCGGCTGCTTGCCGGCGAGGCCGGGAAGGCCGATCGGGCAGCGCAGTCCCGTCGCCGCAACCTCACCGAGTCCGACGGCCCCGAGCTGGCGGAGAAACCGCGCCCGCTTGGTCGCCGAGCCGATCAGGCCGACATGGGCGAAACGACCGGCGGACAGCGCCGCCGTCACCACCGCGAGGTCGAGGGCGTGGCTGTGGGTCATGACGAGGATCTGCGCGCCGTCCGGGACGGCGGCCAGAACGGCCTCGGGCGGGCCGGAGCGCAGGCTCGCATTGGCCGGCACCGCCGCCGGGAAGGCGCCGGGCCGCCCGTCGTGCCAGACCACGCGGAAGGGCAGCGGCGCCAGTGCCAGGACCAGCGCCTTGCCGACATGCCCGGCGCCGAACAGGGCGACCACCGGGAGCACTTCGCCGAACTGTTCGACGAAGGATGGTGCCTGACCGGCGGCAGCCGTCTCGCCCTCGATCACCTCACGCACGAAACCGCCACCCCGGAGCGTCGCCCGGGTGCGGAACGGCCCCTTCCGTTCTGCCGCGGCGAGCCGGGTGACGGCATCGAGATCCCCGGCCCCGAAGCGCTCGATGGCGAGGGTGACGTGGCCGCCGCAGCACTGCCCCAGCGCCGGCCCCAGCGGCTGATCGAGAACGAGGGCGGCGGCGTCCCGGCGTTCCAGCAGCGCCTGCGCCTTCGCCAGCGCCTGCCATTCCAGGGTGCCGCCGCCGATCGTCCCGAAGAAGGCGCCGTCCGGCCTGACGATCATCCGCGCGCCCGCTCCGCGGGGAACCGAGCCGCGGGTCGCCATGACGCTGACGAGGGCGCAGGCCCCTTCCGTGGCGATGAGCGAGGCGACGCGCGGCCAGACCTCCATCGCTCACCCCTCCCCGGTCTGCTTCCCGCAGGCGACGAGGATCGCCTCGGGGGTGGCCGGAGCGTCGAGATGCACGGGGCGGCCCGGCCTCAGCGCATGGACCGCGTCGGCGACGGCAGAGAAGACGGAATTGGCCAGCATCAGCGGCGGCTCGCCGATGGCCTTGGACCGATAGATCGTGTCCTCCCGGTTGGGATTGTCGAAGAAGGCGACGCGGAAATCCGCCGGCACGTCGCGGGCGGTGGGGATCTTGTAGGTCGAGGGCGCGTGGGTCCGCAGCCGCCCCTTCGCGTCGAAGACGAGCTCTTCCATGGTGAGCCAACCCATGCCCTGGACGAAGCCCCCTTCGATCTGGCCGATGTCGATGGCCGGGTTCAGCGATCGCCCGGCATCGTGGAGGATGTCGACACGATCGAGCGTGAACTCACCCGTGAGCGTGTCGATCGTCACCTCCGAGCAGGAGGCGCCATAGGCGAAATAGAAGAATGGCCGCCCCGTCGCCTTCGGCCGGTCCCAGGTGATCTTCGGCGTGGCGTAGAAGCCCGCCGCCGACAGGTGCGTGCGGGCGAGATAGGCTTTCTTCACCACCTCGGCGAAGACGAGGCTCTTCTCGCCGCACCACACCCTGTCGTCGCGAAATTTGATGCTCGCCACCGGCACCTGCCAGTCGCGGGCGATGAACTCGGCGATGCGGCCCTTGATCTCGGCCGCCGCGTTGCGGGCCGCCATGCCGTTCATGTCGGTGCCGGAGGAGGCCGCCGTCGGCGAGGTGTTCGGCACCTTGCCCGTATGGGTGGCGGTGATGCGGACCCGGTCGAGGGCGACGCCGAACTCCTCTGCCACCACCTGCGCCACCTTGATGAAGAGCCCCTGCCCCATCTCCGTGCCGCCGTGGTTCAGGTGGATGGAGCCGTCCTGGTAGACGTGGACGAGGGCGCCGGCCTGGTTGAGGAAAGTGGTGGTGAAGGAGATGCCGAACTTCACCGGCGTCAGGGCGAGCCCCTTCTTGAGGAATCGCGACCCCGCGTTGAAGGCGGCGATACGCTCGCGCCGCGCGCGATAGTCGCTGGAGGCCTCGAGCTGCCGCATGATCTCGCCGGCAACGTTGTCTTCCACGGTCATGCCGTAGGGCGTGATGTTGCGCTCGTCCGTGCCATAGAGATTGGCGTAGCGCACGTCGAGCGGATCACGCCCGGTAACCCAGGCGATGCGGTCCATCAGCCGCTCGGCGAAGACCATGCCCTGTGGCCCGCCGAAGCCGCGGAAGGCGGTGTTGGAGACCGTGTGCGTCTTCAACCGCCGCGAGTGGATGTGCACCTGCGGATAGAAATAGGCGTTGTCCGCGTGGAACATCGTCCGGTCGTTGATGGAGGACGACAGGTCGTGGCTGTAGCCGCAGCGGCCGGCGAACTGCACGGCGACGGCCTCCAGCCGGCCGTCGGCATCGTGGCCGGCGCTGTAGCCGACGAGAAAGTCGTGGCGCTTGCCGGTCATGACGAAATCGTCGTCGCGGTCGAGCCGGATTTTGGCGGGACGACCGGTGAGCCGCGCCGCCAGCGCCGCCATGGCCGCCCAGCCGCTCGCCTGGCTCTCCTTGCCGCCGAAGCCGCCGCCCATGCGCCGCACTGCCACCTCGACGGCGGCGTCCGGCAGGCCGAGAACCCGGGCGACGACGTGCTGCACCTCGCTCGGGTGCTGGGTGGAGGAATGGATGAGGAAGGTGCCGTCCTCTTCGGGGACGACCAGCGCCGCCTGCCCCTCCAGGTAGAAATGCTCCTGGCCGCCGATCCGCATCTCGCCGTCGACCCGGTAGCTGCTCGCGGCGATGGCCGCCTCGGGATCACCGCGCCGGAATGAGTAGGCCGGCATCAGGTCGGCGTCGGCCGCGAGCGCCTCGGCGACGTCGACGAGGGGCGCTGCCTCCTCCACCTCGACCACCGCAAGCCGGGCGGCGCGCCGCGCCGCGTCCCGGCTTTCCGCCACCACGGCGAAGAGCGGCTGGCCGTGGAAGGATACGGTCTCCGCCGCGAAGAGCGGGTCGTCGCCGGCCACGGGGCTGACGTCGTTGGCGCCGGGAATGTCGTCCGCCGTCAGGACGGTCACGACACCGGGAACCGCACGCACCGGGGCGAGGTCGAGCCGGACGAGCCGGCCGTAGGCCACCGGCGATCCGCCCGGCACGACGTGCAGCGTCCCCTCCGGCTCGCGGATGTCGTCGATGTAGGGCGCGGCGCCCGTCACGTGCCGCTCCGCCGCGTCGTGGCGGATCGACCGGCGGACGTGCCGCAGCCTCTCCCCGTCCCGCTCAGGCCGCATGGGAGGCTCCCCCGAGCGGCGCGAGCCGCGTCGTCGAGCGGTCACCGGCTGCGATTTCCGCGAGCGCCTTGGTGACGAGATTGCCGGCGACGCTCAGCCGGTAGGCGGCGGAGGCGCGGTGGTCGTCGAGCGTCGAAAAATCCTCGCCCAGCCGCGCCACGGCCCGTCCGATGGCCGCCGAGTCGTCGGGGGCGACGCCCTCGAGCGCTGCTTCGACCGCCGCGGCGCGCTTCGGGATGCCGGCCATGCCGCCGAAGGCGATGCGCGCCTCATTGATGCGCCCCTCGGTGAGCCGGACCTTGAGCGCCATCATGACGGAGGAAATGTCCTGGTCATGGCGCTTGGCGATCTTGAAGGCCCGTAGATGCTCGTCTGCCCCCGGCTTCGGCACGGTCAGAGAGGTCAGGATCTCACCCGGCAGGCGGTCCTGGCGGCCATAGGCGAGGAAGAACGTCTCGACCGGCAGCCTCCGCACGGTCTCGCCATGCCGGAGGGACACCTCCGCCCCCAGCGCGATGAGGAGTGGCGGCATGTCGCCGATGGGCGAACCATTGGCGACGTTGCCGCCGATCGTGCCGGCGGTGCGCACCTGCGCCGAGCCGAGGCGCTGGAGAAGCAAGGCGACGTCGGGGTCAAACGTGCCCAGAGCCGGCGCCGCCTCGGCATAGGTGACGGCCGCGCCGATCGTCAGCGCCTCGTCCGTCTGCGACAGCGCCCGCAACTCGGCCACCCGGCCGGTATGGACGATCCTGGCCAGCGCCCTCAGATGCTTGGTGATCCACAGCCCGACGTCGGTCGCCCCGCCCACCAGCGTCGCATCGGGATGACGCTGCATGAGCGCCGCGAGGGCATCGAGCGAGGCTGGCGCGGCGAAGAAGGCTTCCTCGTTGCCGACGAAGACGTCGTCGCCATCGGCGAGGGCTGCCAGCGCCGCCGCGGTCGCCGCGCCCCGCCGGGCGTGCGCGTCGTCGGGGGCCGCGGAACAGGCGGCGAGCGCCGCATCGACGATCGGGCGATAGCCGGTGCAGCGACAGAGATTGCCGGCGAGCCGATCCAGCACGGCGTCCCGGTCAGCGCCCGCACCCTCCTGGTAGAGGGTGAACAGGCTCATCACGAAGCCCGGCGTGCAGAAGCCGCATTGCGAGCCGTGATGATCGACGAGCGCCTGCTGCACCGGATGCAGACGTTCGCCGTCCGCCAGATCCTCGACGGTGACGAGTTCGGCGCCGTCAATCTGCCCGAGCAGCAGGATGCAGGCATTGGCCGGCTCATAGGCCAGGCGGCCGTGCTTCACCCGGCCGAGCGCCACCGTGCAGGCGCCGCAATCGCCCTCGCCGCAACCTTCTTTGGTGCCGGTCAGGCGGCGGTCGAGGCGCAGCCAGTCGAGCACGGTCGTCATCGGCGGAAAGCCTTGCGCCTCGACCACGGCGCCCCGGTGCAGGAAGCGGATGGGCCGTGTCGTCATGAGCCGCGATAGGTCGTGTAGCCGTAGGGGGAGAGTAGCAGCGGGACGTGGTAGTGCTGGTCGAGCGCCGTCACGTTGAACCGCAGCGTCACGATGTCGAGAAAGGGCGGATCGCCGACCGGAACGCCCGCCGCGCGATGATAGGCCGCCACGTCGTATTCGAGGCTGTAGGGGCCACTGCGGATCGTCTTCGGCGTCAGCAGGGGCTCGGGCGCGCGTCCATCGGCATTGGTGCGGCCCTCGGCCATGAGGCGGCGCGTGTCGCCGTCGATGGCATAGAGCCGGTAGCCGATGCCCGCGGCGGGGCGTCCGGCCGCCGTGTCGAGGACATGGGTGGAAAGGTGTCCGGGCATGCGGCAGCTCCTCTGTCGCGCCATTGTGAGCACGAAGACGCCGGCTTTGCATCGCAAAAAGACGGGCTGGCCTGCCGGCAGCCCACGTATTTGTGCGGACGCAGCGCCGCAGCGACTGCGCCTAGGGTCGGACCGCCCCCGCCAGAACCGATTCCATGACGCCCAGTCCCGCCCCGCAAGCGTCCTTCCGCGACCTGTTCACCCCGAAGCTGGTGACGGTCCTGCGCGAGGGCTATGGATGGAGGGACCTGCGCACCGATGCGGTGGCGGGCCTCACCGTCGCCATCGTCGCCCTGCCGCTCTCCATGGCCATCGCCATCGCCTCGGGCGCGACGCCGGACAAGGGGCTGATCACCGCCATCGTCGGCGGTTTCCTCATCTCCGCCCTCGGCGGCTCGCGTTTCCAGATCGGCGGCCCGGCGGGCGCCTTCATCCCCCTCGTCGCGTCGACGATCGCCGTGCACGGCTATGACGGCCTGGTGATCGCCACGTTCATGGCGGGGATCATGCTCGTCGCGGTCGGCTTCCTCAGGCTCGGCACCTACATCAAGTATATCCCCTATCCCGTCACCGTCGGCTTCACCGCCGGCATCGCCGTGATCATCTTCGTCAGCCAAGTCCGCGACCTCCTCGGGCTGCGCCTCTCGGGGCCCGAACCGCCGGAGATGCTGCACAAGCTGCCGGTGCTCTGGCAGGCCCTGCCGACGGTCAATCCGGTCGCCGTGGCCATCGCGGCTCTCGCCATCGGCGGCATCCTGGCGCTGAAGCGCTGGCGGCCGGCCGTGCCCGGCATGCTGGTGATGGTGGCGCTCGGCGCCGCCGCGACGGCGCTCTTCGCACTGCCCGTCGAGACGATCGGCTCGCGCTTCGGGACCCTGCCGACGGGCATCGGCTTCAACGGCCTGCCGGGGCTCTCCCTCGCCCGGGTCCGCGAACTGATCGTGCCAGCCGTCGCCTTCGCCATGCTCGGCGGCATCGAATCGCTCCTCTCGGCCGTCGTCGCCGACGGCATGACCGGGCGGCGCCACCGCTCCAATTGCGAGCTGGTGGCCCAGGGCGTCGCCAACATCGCCTCCGCTCTCTTCGGCGGCCTTCCCGTCACGGGCACGATCGCGCGCACTGCGACCAACGTGCGCGCCGGCGCGCGCGGCCCCGTCGCCGGCATGGCCCACGCCGTCTTCCTCTTCGTCTTCCTGGCCCTCGCCGGCGGCCTGATGAGCTACGTGCCGCTGGCGGCGCTCGCCGGCGTCCTCGCCATCGTCGCCTGGAACATGGCGGAGAAGCGCGAATTCGCCATGCTGCTGCGGGCCTCCGCCGGCGACGCGCTCGTCCTCCTCGCCGCCTTCCTGCTCACCGTCTTCGTCGACCTGACGGCGGGCATCGGCGTCGGCATCGTCCTCGGCTCGCTGCTCTTCATGCACCGGATGGCCGAGGCGATGGCGGTCGACAGCAAGGTGCGGCTCCTCGACGAGGACGTGGCCGACAGCGCGGACGGCCATGGCCGCTTCGACCCCGCCCGCAGCGCCGACCGCCGCATCGTCACCTACCGGCTCAGCGGCGCCTTCTTCTTCGGCGCGGCGGCGACCGTCGCCTCCGTCTTCGACCGCATCGGCGACCCGCCCGCCGTGTTCATCCTGGACATGACGGACGTGCCCTTCCTCGACACGACGGGCGCCTACACGCTCGAAAGCTTCGTCCACAAGCTGGAGCGCGCCGGGACCGCCGTGGTCATCACTGGCCTGCGCGACGGCGGCCGGCAGACCCTCGCCCATTTCGGCATCGCCGAGCCGCGCGTTACCCTCGCCGCGTCGGCGGAAGACGCGATGCGGGCGGCCGAAGCCCGGCTCGCCGTCACCTGACGGGCTCCCGCACCAGGAAACCGACGAGGCCGAGATAGGCGGTGGCCAGCGCCAGCACAATCGTGACCGGCGCCGTGGGCGCGAGATCGGCCACGACGGCCGCGGCCGCCGCGGCCATCCAAAGGACTAGCACGGCGACGGTGAGCCCTCTCAGCGCGACCGTCCGGAAGGGGTGGACGAAGACGAAGGGGGCAAAGGTCGCGCAGACAAGCCCGAGAACGATCACCGCATTGGCCGCGGGCGGCAGGGCGAAGACCATGACGAGGAAGACCGCCACGTTCCAGATGGCGGGAAAGCCTCGGAACCCGCCCCCCGGCGTCTTCATCTCGCCGTCGGCGAAATAGAAGGCGGAAGAGACGAGGATCGCCGCCGCCAGCGGCCAGGCGAGGCCGTCCGGCACCAGCCCGGCCTGGAGCAGCACGAAGACCGGGACGACCACATAGGTGAGGTAGTCGACCACGAGGTCGAGGATCTCGCCGGAATAGCGCGGCAGGCGTTCGGCGACGCGCAGCCGGCGGGCGATGGTGCCGTCGATCCCGTCCACCACCAGGGCGAGGCCGAGCCAGAGGAAGACGGCGGCGAAGCGCCGCTCGGCGGCCGCCTGCAACGCGAGGAGCCCGAGCACCGCCCCGGAGGCCGTGAACACATGAACGGCGACGGC contains:
- a CDS encoding SulP family inorganic anion transporter, encoding MTPSPAPQASFRDLFTPKLVTVLREGYGWRDLRTDAVAGLTVAIVALPLSMAIAIASGATPDKGLITAIVGGFLISALGGSRFQIGGPAGAFIPLVASTIAVHGYDGLVIATFMAGIMLVAVGFLRLGTYIKYIPYPVTVGFTAGIAVIIFVSQVRDLLGLRLSGPEPPEMLHKLPVLWQALPTVNPVAVAIAALAIGGILALKRWRPAVPGMLVMVALGAAATALFALPVETIGSRFGTLPTGIGFNGLPGLSLARVRELIVPAVAFAMLGGIESLLSAVVADGMTGRRHRSNCELVAQGVANIASALFGGLPVTGTIARTATNVRAGARGPVAGMAHAVFLFVFLALAGGLMSYVPLAALAGVLAIVAWNMAEKREFAMLLRASAGDALVLLAAFLLTVFVDLTAGIGVGIVLGSLLFMHRMAEAMAVDSKVRLLDEDVADSADGHGRFDPARSADRRIVTYRLSGAFFFGAAATVASVFDRIGDPPAVFILDMTDVPFLDTTGAYTLESFVHKLERAGTAVVITGLRDGGRQTLAHFGIAEPRVTLAASAEDAMRAAEARLAVT
- a CDS encoding CDP-alcohol phosphatidyltransferase family protein — encoded protein: MMAEKDRGAGSAVAVHVFTASGAVLGLLALQAAAERRFAAVFLWLGLALVVDGIDGTIARRLRVAERLPRYSGEILDLVVDYLTYVVVPVFVLLQAGLVPDGLAWPLAAAILVSSAFYFADGEMKTPGGGFRGFPAIWNVAVFLVMVFALPPAANAVIVLGLVCATFAPFVFVHPFRTVALRGLTVAVLVLWMAAAAAAVVADLAPTAPVTIVLALATAYLGLVGFLVREPVR